In one window of Gossypium hirsutum isolate 1008001.06 chromosome A01, Gossypium_hirsutum_v2.1, whole genome shotgun sequence DNA:
- the LOC107916799 gene encoding squamosa promoter-binding-like protein 13A, producing the protein MEPSSSAPFKRARPPGNRNQVPSCLVDGCTADLSQCRDYHRRHKVCEVHSKTPKVIIRGQEQRFCQQCSRFHCLVEFDEGKRSCRKRLDGHNRRRRKPQPQPHSLSVNPGRCLSNLQGSRHLPSSSPQIFATTAITSSWLGTARMEPDIGSESSRNGFFSGSFPHSYKREEQLSLLQTNHSSLHGVSVYQLPLLSNGVGSSRKMFSNAIDSDRALSLLSSQPAETREIGLKPMVQSGPTSSLIPNMQYNGVAMEGEHVLATDGNGNTNIDGQEMFGSANGT; encoded by the exons ATGGAACCATCATCATCTGCTCCGTTTAAAAGGGCTCGACCTCCTGGCAATCGAAACCAAGTACCTTCATGCTTAGTCGACGGTTGCACTGCAGACCTCAGCCAATGCAGGGACTACCATCGACGCCATAAAGTATGTGAAGTCCACTCTAAAACCCCAAAAGTTATTATAAGGGGTCAAGAACAACGGTTTTGCCAGCAATGCAGCag GTTTCATTGTTTGGTGGAGTTCGATGAAGGAAAACGAAGCTGCAGGAAGCGTCTCGATGGACATAACCGAAGACGGAGAAAAcctcaacctcaacctcattCTCTATCTGTAAATCCAGGAAGATGTCTTTCCAATCTCCAAG GTTCTAGACATTTACCGTCCAGTAGTCCCCAAATATTTGCCACTACTGCCATAACCTCTTCTTGGTTGGGAACTGCCAGAATGGAACCTGATATAGGCTCCGAATCCAGCCGAAATGGTTTCTTCAGTGGATCCTTTCCACACAGCTACAAAAGGGAAGAACAGTTGTCATTATtacaaaccaatcattcatcactcCATGGAGTTTCTGTTTATCAGTTACCTTTATTAAGCAATGGTGTAGGCAGCAGCCGAAAAATGTTCTCAAATGCGATCGACTCCGATCGTGCTCTCTCTCTTCTGTCATCACAGCCGGCTGAGACTCGGGAGATTGGTTTGAAACCCATGGTGCAATCTGGTCCAACTTCATCACTGATCCCAAACATGCAGTATAATGGTGTAGCAATGGAGGGTGAGCATGTTTTGGCCACTGATGGCAATGGTAACACCAACATCGATGGACAAGAAATGTTTGGATCTGCAAATGGTACTTAG
- the LOC107917036 gene encoding uncharacterized protein isoform X2 produces MRRRLENQRHEDQYSRAFHELSGLVMSLLRSPLAPVPSASQSPALSTRPHSPPVPTMKKISPSGFALLMLGTSVSLMLCGSVTFFIGFMFMPWLLCLVMVLYIAGIVSAVSMLCRSTICYAMAPLLRRKEIPEWKLMWVIGAAYTREFSRKWDGSLLRCYPKWWQWQIQMEMNMRKVQEIELS; encoded by the exons atgaggaGACGATTGGAAAATCAGCGGCATGAGGATCAGTATTCGAGGGCTTTCCACGAGCTTTCGGGACTGGTTATGAGCCTTCTACGATCGCCGCTAGCTCCGGTTCCTTCCGCCAGCCAATCACCAGCGTTGTCCACAAGGCCTCATTCCCCACCAGTACCGACAATGAAGAAGATATCACCGTCCGGATTCGCTTTGCTGATGTTAGGGACATCGGTTTCGTTGATGCTGTGTGGATCAGTTACTTTCTTTATAGGATTCATGTTTATGCCTTGGCTTCTTTGTTTGGTCATGGTTCTTTACATTGCTGGAATTGTTTCTGCGGTTTCCATGTTATGTCGTTCTACTATTTGTTATGCCATGGCCCCTCTGCTGCGGCGGAAGGAAATTCCTg AGTGGAAGCTGATGTGGGTGATTGGTGCTGCATATACAAGAGAGTTTAGCAG GAAATGGGATGGTTCACTTCTCAGGTGTTATCCAAAATGGTGGCAGTGGCAGATACAAATGGAAATGAATATGAGAAAGGTTCAAGAAATTGAGCTTTCTTAA
- the LOC107917036 gene encoding uncharacterized protein isoform X1: MRRRLENQRHEDQYSRAFHELSGLVMSLLRSPLAPVPSASQSPALSTRPHSPPVPTMKKISPSGFALLMLGTSVSLMLCGSVTFFIGFMFMPWLLCLVMVLYIAGIVSAVSMLCRSTICYAMAPLLRRKEIPGIAEWKLMWVIGAAYTREFSRKWDGSLLRCYPKWWQWQIQMEMNMRKVQEIELS; encoded by the exons atgaggaGACGATTGGAAAATCAGCGGCATGAGGATCAGTATTCGAGGGCTTTCCACGAGCTTTCGGGACTGGTTATGAGCCTTCTACGATCGCCGCTAGCTCCGGTTCCTTCCGCCAGCCAATCACCAGCGTTGTCCACAAGGCCTCATTCCCCACCAGTACCGACAATGAAGAAGATATCACCGTCCGGATTCGCTTTGCTGATGTTAGGGACATCGGTTTCGTTGATGCTGTGTGGATCAGTTACTTTCTTTATAGGATTCATGTTTATGCCTTGGCTTCTTTGTTTGGTCATGGTTCTTTACATTGCTGGAATTGTTTCTGCGGTTTCCATGTTATGTCGTTCTACTATTTGTTATGCCATGGCCCCTCTGCTGCGGCGGAAGGAAATTCCTg GCATTGCAGAGTGGAAGCTGATGTGGGTGATTGGTGCTGCATATACAAGAGAGTTTAGCAG GAAATGGGATGGTTCACTTCTCAGGTGTTATCCAAAATGGTGGCAGTGGCAGATACAAATGGAAATGAATATGAGAAAGGTTCAAGAAATTGAGCTTTCTTAA